A window from Agelaius phoeniceus isolate bAgePho1 chromosome 13, bAgePho1.hap1, whole genome shotgun sequence encodes these proteins:
- the MTFMT gene encoding methionyl-tRNA formyltransferase, mitochondrial: MRARLLRACRQGVRAAGPPWRVLFFGSDRFAVTTLRALRAAGEPSEDSLVSRLEVVTLPSRPARDLPVRSCARELQLPVHEWPHTGPAGEFDVGVVASFGRLLSEELILQFPYGVLNVHPSCLPRWRGPAPIVHTVLHGDKVTGVTIMEIRPKRFDVGPIIKQEEVAVPPHCTAQELEGILAKMGANMLLAVLKNLPESLKNKKEQPKEGVTFAPKISIAKSCIKWEEQTAAQIIQLHRAIGSMFPLQTLWKGTTIKLLDFVEVDNIPVFSDQIQNDCEVVPGSVLFHKMSQTLIARCKEGWVGIKTVVLKKKLTAVDFYNGYMHSWFQQNPRTVHQECRFQTLKLSTTKKTLKDRGILAQDIKQ, translated from the exons ATGCGGGCCCGGCTGCTGCGCGCCTGCCGCCAGGGCGtgagggcggcggggccgccatGGCGGGTCCTGTTCTTCGGCTCCGACCGCTTCGCCGTGACCACCCTGCGAGCCCTGCGGGCCGCCGG GGAGCCCAGCGAGGACTCGCTCGTGTCCCGGCTGGAGGTGGTGACCCTGCcctcccgcccggcccgggACCTGCCcgtcaggagctgtgccagggagctccagctgcctgtGCACGAGTGGCCGCACACGGGACCCGCGGGGGAGTTTGATGTGGGTGTGGTGGCATCTTTTGGACGTCTTCTAAGCGAGGAGCTCATTCTGCAGTTCCCATA TGGGGTGCTGAATGTCCATCCCAGCTGTCTCCCACGATGGCGTGGCCCTGCACCCATAGTCCACACGGTGCTTCATGGTGATAAGGTGACTGGGGTGACAATTATGGAAATAAGACCAAAAAG GTTTGATGTAGGTCCAATTATTAAGCAAGAAGAGGTTGCTGTTCCTCCCCACTGCACGGCAcaggagctggaagggatcttGGCAAAGATGGGGGCAAACATG CTGTTAGCAGTTTTGAAGAACTTGcctgaaagtttaaaaaataaaaaagagcagCCAAAAGAAGGAGTGACATTTG CTCCTAAAATCTCTATAGCGAAGAGTTGTATAAAATGGGAAGAGCAAACAGCTGCACAAATAATTCAGCTGCATCGTGCAATAGGAAGTATG TTTCCTTTGCAGACACTCTGGAAGGGTACTACCATTAAACTCCTGGATTTTGTGGAAGTGGATAATATCCCTGTTTTTTCTG aTCAAATACAAAATGACTGTGAAGTTGTTCCTGGTTCAGTGCTGTTCCATAAAATGTCCCAAACATTGATAGCTCGCTGCAAG gaagGCTGGGTTGGAATCAAAACAGTTGTTTTAAAGAAGAAGCTTACAGCAGTTGACTTCTACAATGGATATATGCACTCTTGGTTCCAGCAGAATCCAAGAACGGTTCATCAGGAATGCAGATTTCAAACACTCAAACTTAGCACGACAAAAAAGACTCTGAAAGACAGGGGAATATTGGCACAGGATATAAAgcaataa